The nucleotide window GCCCGTGCCAAGGCAACGCGCTGACATTGCCCGCCTGACAACGCATGAGGCCGACGGGCCTGCATGTCCGGTGTGACGCCCAGATCATTCAGATAGGCTGATGCGTTGGACTTGCGTGAATTCGGCGCGCCGATGGCAAAGCCGTTCAGTGCCTCCATAACGGCGCCATGTGCAGAAAGATAAGGACTGAGTGACTGGACTGGATCCTGCCAAAGGTATTGCAACTTCCTGCGCGCTGATCCTTTGCCCGGGACGATGGAGGCACCGTTCAATCTGATGTCGCCGGTTGAAGGCTTTTCAAGGCCGACAAGGCATCGGGCAAGCGTTGATTTGCCCGCTCCGGATCGGCCGATCAGTCCGACGACCTCGCCTTGGCCGATGGTCAGACTGATGTCTCGCAGTATTGTGCGTCCATAATACCGTTTGGAAAACTTGGTGACGCTTAGCACGGTTTTGTTCGCAATCTGTCTGCTGCCTCCGTCAGTTGCCGTGCAGCTGACGCGCCTGACTGACCGAGCATCTTGATCGAACCGTCTTCAACTATTTCACCTGACTGCATGACCAGAACCCTATCGGCAACTTCCTGCACCGCATGCAGGTCATGACTTATGAAGAGCAAGGTCGCACCGGTCTCGGTGACCGCACTGCTCAGCGCGGTCAAAATGTCCAGTTCCGTCAGTA belongs to Roseibium porphyridii and includes:
- a CDS encoding ABC transporter ATP-binding protein: MLSVTKFSKRYYGRTILRDISLTIGQGEVVGLIGRSGAGKSTLARCLVGLEKPSTGDIRLNGASIVPGKGSARRKLQYLWQDPVQSLSPYLSAHGAVMEALNGFAIGAPNSRKSNASAYLNDLGVTPDMQARRPHALSGGQCQRVALARAIAADPQVLILDEPLSALDFSTRVQAIEMLQKLHQDTGLAMLIVSHDLAPLQHLASRILVLDDAQIVEDIPMKHFAERAAHKLSRAYIRTLATDPATEHIDGNLPSD